A genome region from Vibrio tapetis subsp. tapetis includes the following:
- the nosR gene encoding transcriptional regulator NosR produces the protein MDRKSGMLSFTIKSTNRLMSLIPLCALLLVSFSSHALFVSPPKDPIPLIHDAFPELTTISEKQGDPLLRIIKKDDTVLGYAFETDDIARIPAYSGEPVNMLVAINPEGEYVTSKVLEHHEPIILAGIPEQKLWDFGDQYVGLSVKDRIKVGGKPNQGYVPIDGLSGATVTVMVMNVAITKAANKAAESLGIIKRQSNIIQPISTIKKDVFAPKSWLDLTGDGSIRKLYLTNETVQKAFDGTDGENVDTVPASEKNDMFAEIYYALADIPTIGKNLFGDAEYEWQMKQLKTGEHLIAVFGNGYSYKGSGYVRGGIFDRIQIHQNDNETSFRDLDHNRISDLFVNDAPRFKEMSVFKVQAHHEFDPGASWQLELLVRRQTGPIDSVFTSFKGSYDTLEHYVNTPEPIVLPPELSLTEQVWDENLIKVNILLALIGVLLFILFFQDVLVKHPTFMHRLRHGFLVVTVVFIGWVWGGQLSVVNVFTFLQSMVKGFSWDLFLLDPVIFILWCAAAVTMLLWGRAVYCGWLCPFGALQELINQFARYIKIPQFELPWAVHERLWAIKYLILLALFGVSLDSLALAEQFAEIEPFKTTFLLKFDREWPFILWAAFLLVINLFNRKTFCRYLCPLGAALSVSNSVRLFDWLKRRPECGSPCKTCAKECEIQAIQPNGVINMRECHYCLDCQITYYNDGKCPPLKKMARKKRKQESTEIPVTEI, from the coding sequence ATGGACCGAAAAAGTGGAATGCTGAGCTTCACAATAAAAAGCACAAATCGACTTATGTCGTTAATTCCTCTGTGCGCATTATTGTTAGTATCGTTTTCTAGCCACGCACTGTTTGTTAGTCCTCCTAAAGACCCTATTCCGCTCATTCATGATGCTTTTCCAGAACTTACGACGATTTCAGAGAAACAAGGTGACCCTCTTCTTCGAATCATAAAAAAAGACGACACCGTACTTGGCTACGCATTTGAAACGGATGACATCGCTAGAATCCCCGCGTATTCTGGCGAACCGGTCAATATGCTGGTTGCCATCAACCCGGAAGGGGAATACGTAACATCAAAAGTGCTTGAGCATCATGAGCCCATCATATTGGCGGGAATACCAGAACAAAAGCTATGGGATTTCGGTGACCAATATGTCGGCCTGTCAGTCAAAGATAGAATCAAAGTTGGCGGAAAACCTAACCAAGGTTACGTCCCTATTGATGGATTATCTGGCGCGACAGTCACCGTGATGGTCATGAATGTCGCGATAACAAAAGCCGCAAACAAGGCGGCAGAATCGCTTGGCATCATTAAACGACAAAGCAATATCATTCAGCCGATATCTACGATCAAAAAAGACGTCTTTGCGCCCAAAAGCTGGTTAGACCTGACGGGCGATGGCTCAATTAGAAAACTGTATCTAACCAATGAAACCGTACAAAAAGCATTTGACGGAACGGACGGAGAAAACGTAGATACTGTTCCTGCTTCAGAAAAAAACGACATGTTTGCTGAAATTTACTACGCACTGGCTGACATCCCAACAATAGGAAAAAACCTGTTTGGTGATGCTGAATACGAATGGCAAATGAAGCAACTTAAAACTGGCGAGCATCTTATTGCGGTATTTGGTAATGGCTATTCTTATAAAGGGTCTGGCTATGTGCGTGGCGGAATCTTTGATCGTATTCAGATCCACCAAAACGATAACGAAACCTCCTTTCGAGATCTAGACCACAATAGAATTTCAGACTTGTTCGTCAATGACGCGCCGAGATTCAAAGAAATGTCGGTCTTCAAAGTCCAAGCCCATCATGAATTTGATCCCGGAGCGAGCTGGCAGCTTGAACTGTTAGTTCGCAGACAAACTGGCCCAATAGACAGTGTATTTACCAGTTTCAAAGGCAGTTACGACACACTGGAACATTACGTCAACACGCCAGAACCCATTGTACTGCCACCTGAATTAAGCCTAACCGAGCAGGTATGGGATGAAAACCTTATCAAAGTAAACATCTTGCTAGCTTTGATCGGCGTATTACTCTTCATTCTCTTTTTCCAAGACGTATTAGTAAAACACCCTACCTTTATGCACCGATTACGGCACGGATTTCTCGTCGTCACGGTTGTTTTTATCGGCTGGGTTTGGGGAGGTCAACTTTCTGTTGTTAATGTCTTCACCTTCTTACAATCCATGGTTAAAGGCTTTTCGTGGGATTTATTCTTACTCGACCCTGTCATCTTTATATTATGGTGCGCCGCGGCCGTGACCATGTTGTTATGGGGACGTGCCGTATACTGCGGCTGGCTATGCCCGTTTGGTGCACTACAAGAACTCATTAACCAATTCGCCCGCTACATTAAGATCCCGCAATTTGAACTACCTTGGGCTGTTCACGAGAGATTATGGGCCATTAAATACCTCATCTTACTGGCTTTGTTTGGAGTTTCATTAGATTCCCTTGCCTTGGCCGAACAGTTTGCTGAAATCGAACCATTTAAAACCACCTTCTTACTTAAATTTGACCGCGAATGGCCGTTCATTCTTTGGGCCGCATTCTTATTGGTCATCAATTTGTTTAATCGTAAGACATTCTGTCGTTATCTTTGCCCACTTGGGGCTGCGCTCTCTGTGTCCAATAGCGTGCGCTTATTCGACTGGCTGAAACGTCGCCCAGAATGTGGTTCTCCTTGCAAAACCTGCGCGAAAGAATGCGAGATCCAAGCGATACAGCCTAATGGCGTGATAAACATGCGTGAATGTCACTATTGCTTGGATTGCCAAATCACCTATTACAACGATGGCAAGTGCCCACCATTGAAAAAAATGGCACGTAAAAAACGTAAACAAGAGAGCACTGAGATCCCCGTGACCGAAATATGA
- the nosZ gene encoding TAT-dependent nitrous-oxide reductase, translating to MSDDKNKLEDENTPVNTERRKFFGKSAAVGLGVAAAPMTAAMFASMAKAQASEIKNSPFIHPGEQDEYYGFWSGGHSGEVRILGVPSMRELMRIPVFNTDSATGWGLTNESKRVKGDSAHILCGDSHHPHMSMTDGHYNGKYVFINDKANSRVARIRCNVMKTDKMLTIPNVQAIHGLRVQKVPYTKYVMCNSEFEIPMNNDGKASLEDVGSYRSLYNVIDAESMEMAFQVMVDGNLDNTDADYDGKYFASTCYNSEMGMNLGEMITAERDHVVIFNLARCEAALKAGKFKTYNGNDVPVLDGRKGSDLTRYIPVPKSPHGMNTSSDGKYFVANGKLSPTVSVIAINKLDDLFADKIKPRDTIVAEPELGLGPLHTAFDNKGNAYTTLFLDSQIAKWNVEDAIKAHNGEKVNYIRQKLDVHYQPGHNHTSQGETRDADGKWLVSLCKFSKDRFLPVGPLRPENDQLIDISGDEMKLVHDGPTFAEPHDCMIVHRSKVKPDKIWTRDDSMFAETIAMAEKDGVNVMTENKVIREGNKVRVYMTSIAPTFGMNEFKVKLGDEVTIVVTNLDMIEDVTHGFCVTNHGVQMEIGPQATASITFIADKPGVQWYYCNWFCHALHMEMRGRMLVEA from the coding sequence ATGAGTGATGACAAGAACAAACTTGAAGACGAGAACACACCGGTAAACACAGAAAGACGTAAGTTTTTCGGCAAAAGCGCCGCTGTTGGTTTAGGCGTAGCCGCAGCCCCAATGACGGCGGCTATGTTCGCTTCCATGGCAAAAGCGCAAGCATCTGAAATCAAAAACAGCCCGTTCATTCATCCTGGCGAACAAGATGAATATTACGGGTTTTGGAGTGGTGGTCACTCAGGTGAAGTTCGTATCCTTGGTGTCCCTTCTATGCGCGAATTAATGCGTATTCCCGTTTTTAACACCGACAGCGCAACTGGCTGGGGTCTCACAAACGAAAGTAAGCGTGTTAAAGGCGACAGCGCTCATATTCTGTGTGGTGACTCTCATCACCCTCACATGAGTATGACGGATGGCCACTACAACGGTAAGTACGTTTTCATCAACGATAAAGCGAACAGCCGTGTGGCTCGTATTCGCTGTAATGTAATGAAAACAGACAAAATGCTGACCATTCCTAACGTACAAGCCATTCATGGTTTACGAGTTCAAAAAGTGCCATACACCAAGTACGTTATGTGTAATAGTGAATTCGAAATTCCGATGAATAATGATGGTAAAGCCAGCCTAGAAGACGTTGGAAGTTACCGCTCCCTATATAATGTCATTGATGCTGAAAGCATGGAAATGGCTTTCCAAGTCATGGTAGATGGGAACCTTGACAACACAGATGCGGACTACGACGGTAAATACTTTGCCTCGACTTGTTACAACTCAGAAATGGGCATGAACTTGGGTGAAATGATTACCGCGGAGCGTGACCATGTGGTTATATTTAATCTAGCTCGTTGTGAAGCTGCGTTAAAAGCTGGCAAGTTCAAAACATATAACGGAAACGATGTTCCTGTATTGGACGGACGCAAAGGTTCTGACCTAACTCGCTACATCCCTGTGCCTAAGTCTCCACACGGTATGAACACGTCTTCTGACGGTAAGTACTTTGTCGCTAATGGTAAATTGTCTCCAACGGTATCAGTGATTGCTATCAATAAACTGGATGACTTGTTCGCAGATAAGATCAAACCTCGTGACACCATCGTTGCGGAACCAGAGCTGGGCTTAGGTCCACTGCATACTGCATTTGATAACAAAGGCAACGCTTACACCACCCTTTTTCTAGACAGCCAAATTGCCAAATGGAACGTTGAAGACGCAATCAAAGCGCACAACGGCGAGAAAGTGAACTACATTCGCCAAAAATTGGATGTTCACTACCAACCAGGGCACAACCATACGTCACAAGGGGAAACACGCGATGCGGATGGTAAATGGTTAGTCTCTCTTTGTAAGTTCTCTAAAGACCGATTCCTACCAGTAGGACCACTTCGCCCTGAAAACGATCAGCTTATCGATATCTCCGGCGACGAAATGAAACTGGTTCATGATGGACCAACGTTCGCAGAACCGCACGACTGTATGATTGTGCACCGCAGTAAAGTTAAACCAGACAAAATATGGACTCGTGATGACTCCATGTTTGCCGAAACCATTGCAATGGCAGAAAAAGACGGTGTCAACGTAATGACTGAAAACAAGGTCATTCGTGAGGGCAACAAAGTTCGTGTTTACATGACCTCAATTGCACCAACGTTCGGCATGAATGAGTTTAAAGTCAAGCTTGGTGACGAGGTCACAATCGTAGTAACCAACCTTGATATGATTGAAGATGTGACACATGGGTTCTGCGTAACGAATCACGGTGTGCAAATGGAGATTGGCCCACAAGCAACCGCTTCTATCACCTTCATCGCCGATAAACCTGGCGTTCAGTGGTATTACTGTAACTGGTTCTGTCATGCACTACACATGGAAATGCGTGGTCGGATGCTGGTTGAAGCATAA
- a CDS encoding nitrous oxide reductase family maturation protein NosD produces the protein MKQRNWLWLSLLSLIQSSVLAAVITVTPQDNLQNMLDLSQPGDTVVIDGGEYLGNFVVNQSITLQGKQGATINANGKGNAITVFASDTVIENLKIINWGDDLTEQNAGIYNEKSLKNLTYRGNTFKGDAFGIWAQRVDKIRVENNTIEGNPTLRSADRGNGIQLSSVKNALVIGNTVSKTRDGLYIISSQDSELRGNTMHDLRYGIHYMYSHHNRVIDNFAYNTRAGYALMSSRQLTVHGNRSLDSEDYGMLMNFITQSDISYNQIKNVWTKPENKVIGRDGKGLFVYNSGYNTISHNIIDTAEIGIHLTAGSENGKIFGNSFLNNPIQVKYVSNQKQEWSQNGVGNFWSNYLGWDLDNNNIGDTPFEPNDGIDKVVWKYPESKVLLDSPSVLMLRWIQKQFPVLKPPGIKDSHPLMMQPSIKPSQADTTGTRS, from the coding sequence TTGAAGCAACGAAATTGGCTATGGTTATCGCTTCTCTCATTGATTCAATCAAGCGTATTAGCGGCAGTCATCACAGTAACACCTCAAGATAACCTGCAAAACATGCTCGACTTAAGCCAACCTGGCGATACCGTCGTCATTGATGGTGGGGAATACTTGGGGAATTTTGTCGTCAACCAAAGCATCACGTTGCAAGGTAAGCAAGGCGCGACCATTAATGCCAACGGTAAAGGTAACGCGATTACTGTCTTTGCGTCCGACACCGTTATTGAAAACCTCAAGATCATCAACTGGGGTGACGATTTAACCGAGCAAAACGCAGGCATTTACAACGAAAAATCACTCAAGAATCTCACCTACAGAGGCAATACATTCAAAGGCGATGCCTTTGGGATATGGGCGCAGCGTGTCGACAAAATACGGGTTGAAAACAATACCATTGAAGGTAATCCAACACTACGCTCGGCAGACCGAGGCAATGGCATCCAACTCTCAAGCGTTAAAAACGCTTTAGTAATTGGTAACACCGTAAGCAAAACGCGTGATGGTCTCTATATTATTTCTAGCCAAGACAGTGAATTACGTGGCAACACGATGCACGACCTTCGCTACGGTATTCACTACATGTATTCACACCATAATCGTGTTATCGATAATTTCGCCTACAACACACGTGCCGGTTACGCATTAATGAGCTCTCGCCAACTGACCGTCCATGGCAATCGCAGTTTAGATAGCGAAGACTACGGCATGTTGATGAACTTCATCACTCAATCAGACATCAGCTATAACCAAATAAAGAACGTTTGGACCAAGCCTGAAAATAAGGTGATCGGGCGAGACGGTAAAGGACTATTTGTTTACAACTCTGGTTATAACACCATCAGTCATAACATCATCGATACAGCAGAAATCGGGATTCATCTGACTGCGGGATCTGAAAACGGCAAGATATTTGGCAACAGCTTTTTAAACAATCCAATCCAAGTCAAATACGTATCTAACCAGAAACAAGAATGGAGCCAAAATGGCGTTGGTAACTTTTGGAGCAATTATCTTGGCTGGGATTTGGACAATAACAATATTGGCGACACACCATTTGAACCCAATGACGGCATAGACAAAGTGGTATGGAAGTACCCTGAGTCGAAAGTACTGTTAGACAGCCCGTCAGTATTAATGCTGCGTTGGATACAAAAACAGTTCCCTGTATTAAAACCACCCGGCATAAAAGACTCACACCCGCTCATGATGCAACCAAGTATCAAGCCTTCTCAAGCGGACACGACAGGAACGCGCTCATGA
- a CDS encoding ABC transporter ATP-binding protein, which produces MNQLVSLKGVTKQYKQLRALDNVDLNLSSGEVLGLFGHNGAGKTTLMKLILGVISATSGEVKVFERDPSSKQAWHGRKAIGYLPENVSFYDQLTGLEVLTYFARLKSVPKSQAISLLSDVGLSDALHRQVKHYSKGMRQRLGLAQAFLGEPKLLLLDEPTVGLDPIATQEFYTSVDRLKNQGASVLLCSHVLPGVEQHIDRAMILSHGRTVAAGTLNELRQQASLPVIIKTHGINGALAANNKLAGFMVTADQLHIPETEKMSIIKELMNYDSISDIQVSPANLEQIYQHFLNSGSSQSMVEKEKSQ; this is translated from the coding sequence ATGAATCAATTAGTATCGCTTAAAGGCGTGACCAAACAGTACAAACAATTGCGTGCACTAGATAACGTAGACCTCAATTTAAGCAGTGGCGAGGTGCTTGGTTTGTTTGGCCATAATGGCGCAGGTAAAACAACGTTAATGAAACTCATACTGGGCGTGATTTCAGCCACCAGCGGTGAGGTAAAAGTATTCGAACGGGATCCAAGTAGTAAGCAAGCTTGGCATGGTCGAAAGGCCATCGGTTACCTACCCGAGAACGTCAGCTTTTATGACCAACTCACTGGCTTAGAAGTACTCACCTATTTTGCTAGGCTCAAGTCTGTACCCAAATCTCAGGCTATTTCCTTACTCTCGGATGTGGGCCTATCGGATGCGCTTCATCGCCAAGTAAAGCACTACTCGAAAGGCATGCGTCAGCGGTTAGGTTTAGCGCAAGCTTTCTTGGGGGAGCCTAAATTATTGTTGCTTGATGAACCTACCGTCGGGCTTGACCCCATTGCGACACAAGAGTTTTATACCAGCGTCGATCGCCTAAAAAACCAAGGCGCCAGTGTTCTGCTCTGTTCCCATGTTCTTCCTGGTGTCGAACAGCACATCGACCGAGCGATGATCTTGTCCCATGGAAGAACCGTTGCCGCTGGTACGCTTAATGAATTGCGCCAACAAGCCAGCCTACCCGTTATCATAAAAACTCATGGTATCAACGGTGCACTTGCAGCCAATAATAAGCTAGCAGGATTTATGGTGACAGCCGATCAATTACATATTCCTGAAACAGAGAAAATGAGCATCATAAAAGAGCTAATGAATTACGACTCTATCAGCGATATTCAGGTTTCTCCGGCCAATCTCGAGCAAATATATCAGCACTTTTTGAATAGCGGCTCTTCCCAATCAATGGTCGAAAAGGAGAAGTCTCAATGA
- a CDS encoding ABC transporter permease → MNPIIAVGLKEFQDGLRNRWLVSITFIFSLLSIGLSYYGSVASGQLSSPSLSTTIASLSSLSVFIIPLIALLLCYDSFVGEQESGTLLLLMTYPISHAQLLLGKFVGQASIITLATVIGFGSAGVLLSVTTDIESIVPAFSLFIITSTLLGLCFISLAYLISLIVNEKSKAAGIALMVWLFFVLIFDLALLALLISGNEGLTQHGLVQVMMFNPADLFRLINLSTLNTGDVSGVLAVAINSSFSTAALLAAMLAWVVAPLGLALIIFRKKTL, encoded by the coding sequence ATGAACCCAATCATCGCAGTAGGACTCAAAGAGTTTCAAGACGGGTTACGAAACCGCTGGTTAGTTTCTATCACCTTCATTTTCTCGTTACTCTCTATTGGCCTTAGCTACTATGGCAGTGTGGCATCGGGGCAACTGAGTTCGCCTTCTCTTTCCACCACCATTGCGAGTCTTTCAAGTTTATCGGTCTTTATCATCCCCCTTATCGCACTGCTACTTTGTTACGACAGCTTTGTGGGTGAGCAGGAGTCAGGCACGTTGTTGCTACTCATGACTTACCCTATAAGCCATGCGCAATTGTTACTGGGTAAATTCGTTGGTCAGGCGAGCATCATCACCCTTGCTACCGTTATTGGATTTGGTAGCGCGGGCGTACTGCTTAGTGTCACAACGGACATAGAATCCATCGTTCCTGCATTCAGCCTATTTATCATCACGTCTACTTTATTGGGCCTTTGCTTTATTAGCTTGGCTTACCTAATCAGCTTAATCGTCAACGAAAAATCGAAAGCGGCGGGGATTGCCCTCATGGTTTGGCTGTTCTTTGTGCTGATATTTGATCTTGCTTTGCTCGCACTCTTAATCAGTGGCAACGAGGGCTTAACTCAACATGGCTTAGTACAAGTCATGATGTTTAACCCTGCCGATTTGTTTCGGCTCATTAACCTATCAACACTAAACACCGGTGATGTCAGTGGCGTGCTCGCCGTCGCGATTAACAGCAGCTTTTCTACCGCGGCGTTACTTGCTGCCATGCTGGCTTGGGTTGTCGCACCACTGGGATTAGCATTGATTATTTTCCGTAAAAAGACACTATAA
- a CDS encoding nitrous oxide reductase accessory protein NosL: MKPFSFKKWSLLIVLFTALIGCSEEPQEKMARQAAAIESGDECHLCGMIISNFPGPKGESYQGANDNVMKFCSTRDLFAFLLQPENARQAREIFVHDMSKTPWLKPEDQYFIDARTAWYVIGSSETGAMGPTLASFSTKEDAESFKNTFGGEVHTFADITIDIL; this comes from the coding sequence ATGAAACCGTTCAGTTTTAAAAAATGGTCACTATTAATAGTACTGTTCACCGCCTTAATCGGGTGCAGTGAAGAGCCTCAAGAAAAAATGGCACGTCAAGCCGCTGCAATTGAAAGCGGAGACGAATGTCACCTTTGCGGTATGATCATCAGTAATTTCCCTGGCCCTAAAGGCGAATCTTACCAAGGTGCCAATGACAATGTAATGAAGTTTTGCTCCACGCGTGACTTATTTGCATTTTTACTCCAGCCAGAAAATGCTCGCCAAGCACGAGAAATATTTGTCCACGACATGAGCAAAACACCTTGGTTAAAGCCAGAAGATCAGTATTTTATTGATGCGAGAACCGCATGGTATGTGATTGGGTCTAGCGAAACCGGCGCAATGGGCCCGACTCTTGCCAGCTTTAGCACCAAAGAAGACGCGGAGTCATTTAAAAATACATTCGGTGGTGAAGTTCACACCTTTGCGGATATCACGATTGATATTTTATAA
- a CDS encoding entericidin EcnAB, with translation MKIALTTVAIVLFLSGCADTWKGVQSDSSTIWDETKKTTNKVVKDTKEVIHEATE, from the coding sequence ATGAAAATCGCATTAACAACCGTCGCTATTGTGCTGTTTCTTAGTGGCTGTGCGGATACATGGAAAGGCGTTCAAAGCGACTCTTCAACGATCTGGGATGAAACTAAAAAGACCACCAATAAGGTTGTGAAAGACACGAAAGAAGTGATTCACGAGGCAACAGAGTAA
- a CDS encoding ATP-binding protein, whose amino-acid sequence MKSDADKTGNVTQSPERLNTKAFIRRYQIMVYGGLLLIILLTAVNAFYLSKQIKSQLLNEERHRGLETLLTLSKTVSITLNHVDEMRYSLESAREYPELIPNMTSFKFLADQSLHSPPGALWDNLPEDVREKVGQIYLQSNHRDISFDVLTLLSMMPEVVATHRQHADFQWSYYYDADKVLTQIYPWIGHQDMLTATGTENMDDALRVIYEAGGTYPLQLVNPTGNPARGKVWTTPYMDAGGKGMMISLLAPVYQEDNFIGAVGTDITLKVLDSILTKKRNKIGRLVLVDKNGIVVADSGGTLTNTEENISHPDVLSLLDVGEAHNVTSGELQHAKLGYWVAYQLDGTPWNLVLEITNSEIQTFTTDAILPNLVMAAIFAVLLVILVLYQHRHYSQPALQLAKFTEELPETNDIAIPHTPTKWRHWFESAARTEQERREHLNTIEQQTLQLEHRVKERTQELQQALETLKTTQNELVQSEKLAGLGSLVAGIAHELNTPIGNALMLASSQKEMNDKLNQAVENGLRRSDLDDHLEKTLLSSASIENNLHRAAELITSFKQVAVDQSSYQRREFDLPEILHELKITMMPSLSRDNVILEEDFEPDIKMNSYPGPLTQVLMNLLSNAVTHAFSDQDDKRIIIRCTLVDEHHASITVTDNGRGIQPEYLSKVFDPFFTTRLGHGSSGLGLNISYNLVMGLLCGEITVASEVDNGTCFTINLPLVLPETNTE is encoded by the coding sequence ATGAAAAGCGATGCAGATAAGACGGGTAACGTTACACAATCGCCAGAGCGACTAAACACCAAAGCCTTTATTCGCCGTTATCAAATTATGGTCTATGGTGGCCTGTTGCTGATCATTTTGCTAACCGCTGTTAACGCATTTTACCTAAGCAAACAGATAAAGTCTCAGCTACTAAACGAAGAAAGGCACCGTGGCCTAGAAACCCTACTCACGCTGAGTAAAACCGTTTCTATTACACTTAATCATGTTGATGAAATGCGCTATTCACTCGAAAGTGCTCGTGAGTACCCTGAATTGATCCCCAACATGACGAGTTTCAAATTTCTCGCGGATCAATCTCTCCACTCTCCACCTGGCGCACTCTGGGATAACCTACCCGAAGACGTAAGAGAGAAAGTCGGGCAAATTTACCTCCAGTCGAATCACCGAGACATTTCATTTGATGTACTCACACTGTTAAGCATGATGCCTGAAGTCGTCGCCACCCACCGCCAACATGCGGACTTTCAGTGGAGCTACTATTACGACGCCGACAAAGTACTCACTCAGATTTATCCTTGGATCGGCCATCAAGACATGCTCACCGCCACCGGTACTGAGAATATGGATGATGCCTTGCGAGTCATCTACGAAGCCGGGGGAACTTACCCTCTCCAATTAGTGAATCCAACGGGTAACCCAGCTCGAGGCAAAGTTTGGACAACACCTTATATGGATGCTGGTGGTAAGGGAATGATGATTTCACTGCTTGCCCCCGTCTACCAAGAAGATAACTTTATCGGCGCCGTCGGAACGGACATCACACTGAAAGTGCTCGATAGCATACTCACAAAAAAACGAAATAAGATAGGTCGCCTCGTCTTAGTTGATAAAAATGGCATTGTAGTGGCAGACAGTGGGGGTACCCTCACTAATACCGAGGAAAACATCTCGCACCCAGATGTATTATCACTGCTGGATGTTGGTGAAGCCCATAACGTTACTTCAGGAGAGTTACAACACGCGAAACTAGGGTACTGGGTTGCTTATCAACTCGATGGCACACCGTGGAACTTAGTGCTAGAGATCACCAATAGTGAAATTCAAACCTTCACGACCGATGCCATATTACCCAACCTTGTCATGGCGGCCATCTTCGCTGTCTTATTAGTCATTTTGGTTCTATATCAGCATAGACACTACAGCCAACCCGCTCTGCAACTTGCCAAATTTACAGAAGAACTGCCAGAAACTAACGATATTGCTATTCCTCACACCCCCACTAAATGGCGCCATTGGTTTGAAAGTGCCGCCAGAACCGAGCAAGAACGACGTGAGCATTTAAACACGATCGAGCAACAAACACTGCAGCTCGAACATCGGGTTAAAGAACGAACTCAAGAGTTGCAGCAAGCGCTTGAAACCTTAAAAACGACCCAGAATGAATTAGTGCAATCAGAAAAACTGGCTGGGTTGGGTTCATTAGTTGCGGGGATTGCCCACGAACTGAACACCCCTATCGGTAATGCTCTGATGCTCGCAAGCTCACAAAAAGAGATGAACGACAAACTCAATCAAGCCGTTGAGAATGGGTTACGTCGCTCAGATTTAGATGACCATTTAGAAAAAACCTTACTGTCTTCTGCCAGTATCGAAAACAACCTACATCGCGCTGCCGAATTAATTACAAGCTTCAAGCAAGTCGCTGTTGATCAATCAAGCTACCAACGCAGGGAGTTTGACCTCCCCGAAATACTCCATGAACTCAAAATTACCATGATGCCAAGCTTGTCACGGGACAACGTCATTTTAGAGGAAGATTTTGAACCAGATATAAAGATGAACAGTTACCCGGGCCCATTAACACAGGTGTTAATGAACTTGCTTTCTAACGCCGTCACTCACGCTTTTTCAGATCAGGACGATAAACGCATTATCATTCGATGCACGCTAGTTGATGAACATCATGCGTCAATTACCGTGACAGACAATGGCCGCGGTATTCAGCCAGAATACCTATCAAAAGTATTCGACCCATTTTTCACCACACGCTTGGGCCACGGCAGTTCAGGTTTAGGCTTAAACATCTCCTATAACTTAGTAATGGGCCTGCTTTGTGGTGAAATAACCGTTGCTAGCGAAGTAGATAACGGCACCTGTTTTACCATTAATCTGCCACTAGTATTACCAGAAACAAACACTGAATAG